A region of the Pueribacillus theae genome:
AGCGGGGAGATTCAAGTGCCAAGCCCTTATTCCGGAAAGGTGACAAAGATTTCGGCGTCACTGGCAAATCCGATCATGGCAATTTCTTCGCCTACACTGGGTGTGGCGGGCGAACTTTCGGAAAAGGAACGCATGAAGGTCGAAGATGGGATGAAAGTCTCTATTTCACTTGTGGAAGATGCTGAAGATAGTAAGACCGCCGCCGATAACAATGATGCGAAAAGCTCGGATAACGAACTTGCCCAAACAGGCGAGAGTGCCGGGCCTAACGGAGAGTTGAAAGATGCTGAAAGCTCAGAAGAGGCGGAATCTGTTGAAGCGGGGAATCACCTTCCTCCCGGTTCAGATGATGCAGATGCTGGCGCTCGCGGCAACGCCGCTATTGCGGAAGATGGAGAAGCTGCTCAAGATGATGGAAGCACAAGGGAGCTGACCGGCGTTATCCATAAGGTAAGCAGTGATCCGAAGCAAGTAACATTGCATGGGGAAAGCATCTACCCATTCCAAGTCGCCTTTGATGATGGCATGGTGCCTGATGATTTGCTTCGCGGCTATCATGTCAATCTTGACATTACCATTTCAGAATCACTCGGCGCCCGTGCGGTTCGTACGGAAAGCATTCACAAAGGGGCTGTTTGGAAAATGACGAACGCTGGGAAACTCAAAAAACAGCCGGTTGAGACAGGAATTGAGATGGCTGATTTCGTTGAGTTAGTGAATGGGCCCAAGATTGGTGACTTAATCGTCGCAAAGCCGGGGAAGCTCGCATTAAAGGACGGGGCAGCGTACATTACTCCATTAAAGCCGGGAAAAGCAACGTGGAAAGAAATGGTTAAAAGCGGCCCTCGGAAACGAAGCCTAGTAATTGGGCTGCTCACAAGGTAACAGAGCGGGTGTCCGGAGAATTGCAGGGAGCTTTTCAATTTCGGATGCATGATACTCTGGATGCTTCACAAAACGAATGGAAA
Encoded here:
- a CDS encoding efflux RND transporter periplasmic adaptor subunit translates to MKAKRLIWAAGLLLICLNIFLIVKDKDGKVERVVFVKEWNPVAERDLAETLQTEGVIDSEKELVYFDEGSGAFGEFLVSEGDEVSVGSHLYTYEVRNYAEMKASLERDIAKYNDEIKAIETAIKKMQGKQVQLSDTRVIDPNGSEAVSIKQNTTGAEMMKEQFIIHKEAELEQVKAQLKSAESQLADMTAGSGEIQVPSPYSGKVTKISASLANPIMAISSPTLGVAGELSEKERMKVEDGMKVSISLVEDAEDSKTAADNNDAKSSDNELAQTGESAGPNGELKDAESSEEAESVEAGNHLPPGSDDADAGARGNAAIAEDGEAAQDDGSTRELTGVIHKVSSDPKQVTLHGESIYPFQVAFDDGMVPDDLLRGYHVNLDITISESLGARAVRTESIHKGAVWKMTNAGKLKKQPVETGIEMADFVELVNGPKIGDLIVAKPGKLALKDGAAYITPLKPGKATWKEMVKSGPRKRSLVIGLLTR